From Butyricimonas paravirosa, one genomic window encodes:
- a CDS encoding thioredoxin family protein, which produces MKKIGFIVQFLCLALFSFGQSAGDGIRFIEGEKWENVLKMAQEQDKYIFMDCYTSWCGPCKALAKDIFTRKDVGDFFNANFINVKYDMEKGVGKDLYKQYKSNIIGFPTLLLINKEGKVMHQMAGFQEADVLIAGMKAGKEGKSLFACRDRYEAGERDLAFLKEYVAALEGAFLKDDIEKIVLDYMNTIPVEKLQEKEIWDFVGAFIKNPYSPQFDYVIFNIDRLAHKVKFDRYNVERQLSWALEKAVDRVVEIKFDENGVPLRLVAEQGKIDTLLRLIDRGNLKRAETYRAKIKIYELELAQKWNEVYESQMMYRDIKALGYSDRDLDETARYLVAYCQDKGIIEKYLVLIEGLQKEEDKGSAKLKSNYYGTLSVLHAKLGNNAKAKEFKKMDEKIRAEKAKEFESFLKKSE; this is translated from the coding sequence ATGAAAAAGATTGGATTTATAGTACAATTTTTATGTTTGGCCTTGTTTTCGTTCGGGCAGTCGGCCGGAGACGGGATTCGTTTTATCGAAGGCGAGAAATGGGAAAATGTCTTGAAAATGGCTCAAGAGCAGGACAAATATATCTTTATGGATTGCTATACCTCTTGGTGTGGCCCGTGCAAGGCTTTAGCCAAAGATATTTTTACTCGCAAAGACGTGGGCGACTTTTTTAACGCGAATTTCATCAACGTGAAATACGATATGGAAAAGGGTGTGGGGAAAGATCTGTATAAACAATATAAATCCAATATTATTGGTTTCCCGACACTCTTGTTAATTAATAAGGAAGGAAAAGTTATGCATCAAATGGCGGGATTCCAAGAGGCAGATGTATTGATTGCCGGGATGAAAGCGGGTAAGGAAGGTAAAAGTTTGTTTGCTTGTCGTGATAGGTACGAGGCAGGAGAACGGGACTTGGCGTTTCTGAAAGAATATGTTGCCGCGTTGGAAGGAGCCTTCTTGAAAGATGACATCGAGAAAATCGTACTTGATTACATGAATACGATACCTGTGGAAAAATTGCAGGAAAAAGAAATCTGGGATTTTGTGGGGGCTTTTATCAAAAACCCTTATTCTCCGCAATTTGACTACGTGATTTTCAATATAGACCGTTTGGCTCATAAAGTGAAATTTGATCGCTATAACGTGGAGAGACAATTAAGTTGGGCGCTGGAAAAAGCAGTAGATCGAGTGGTTGAAATTAAATTTGATGAGAATGGGGTTCCCTTGCGTTTGGTTGCCGAGCAAGGAAAAATAGATACTTTGTTACGTTTGATTGACCGCGGGAATTTGAAACGTGCAGAAACGTATCGTGCCAAAATAAAGATTTATGAATTGGAGTTGGCTCAAAAGTGGAATGAAGTATACGAAAGCCAGATGATGTATCGTGACATCAAGGCTTTGGGTTATTCTGATCGTGATTTGGATGAAACGGCTCGATACCTTGTGGCATATTGTCAAGATAAGGGCATAATAGAGAAGTACTTGGTTTTAATTGAAGGTTTGCAGAAAGAAGAAGATAAGGGAAGTGCTAAACTAAAATCTAATTATTACGGAACTCTTTCTGTTTTGCATGCTAAACTTGGCAATAATGCAAAGGCAAAAGAATTCAAAAAGATGGACGAGAAAATCAGAGCCGAGAAAGCGAAAGAGTTCGAGTCATTTTTGAAAAAATCAGAATAA
- a CDS encoding TlpA disulfide reductase family protein yields MRKIISGLLIGLLFMGCAKQETTYTIQGEWEGGDGKVVYLKKDLGDKKYEILDSAIVANGSFKMQKPLGDVDERILEINGSTNIVILDSIPIHVKCITVKKTVKGKEIENVRAEISGSVEQDIFKTMLLAQRDEMLMMLGLSFMGRDENTSAAMQDSLIQMYTAMKEKTVRTIDSLVTNYPDCHATALIINNFVIKDRDLAEVEKMYEGLTPRIKNAYLGRKLKTSIDNIKKTSIGSVAPDFTLQAPDGKDVSLSDYRGKIVLLDFWASWCGPCLREVPNVKKVYDKFHDKGFEILSVSLDDKKDNWVNAIEKNDLNWGHVSSLKGWSCPVAKLYNVSGVPAMLLIDKEGKIVATKLRGDLLMEKVAEQFGE; encoded by the coding sequence ATGAGAAAAATTATCAGTGGATTATTGATAGGCTTGTTGTTCATGGGGTGTGCCAAACAAGAGACAACTTATACCATTCAAGGAGAGTGGGAAGGTGGAGATGGAAAAGTAGTCTATTTAAAAAAGGACTTGGGAGACAAAAAATATGAGATATTGGATTCCGCTATCGTGGCAAACGGTAGTTTTAAAATGCAAAAGCCGCTTGGAGACGTGGATGAGCGGATTTTGGAAATAAATGGTAGTACGAATATCGTTATTTTGGACTCTATTCCAATTCATGTAAAATGCATAACCGTGAAAAAAACGGTCAAGGGAAAAGAGATTGAGAATGTCAGAGCAGAAATATCGGGGAGCGTGGAGCAGGATATTTTTAAAACAATGCTGTTAGCACAGCGGGATGAGATGTTGATGATGCTGGGACTTTCCTTCATGGGTAGAGATGAGAATACGAGTGCTGCCATGCAGGACTCTTTAATACAGATGTATACGGCTATGAAGGAGAAAACCGTGCGGACGATTGACAGCTTGGTTACAAATTATCCCGATTGCCATGCAACTGCGTTGATTATTAATAATTTCGTGATCAAGGATAGAGATTTGGCGGAAGTTGAAAAAATGTATGAAGGTTTGACTCCCCGTATCAAAAATGCTTATTTAGGACGTAAATTGAAAACATCAATAGATAATATTAAAAAAACATCCATCGGTAGTGTTGCCCCGGATTTCACCTTACAAGCTCCGGACGGAAAGGATGTTTCTTTATCTGATTATCGTGGGAAGATCGTTTTGCTTGATTTCTGGGCATCCTGGTGCGGTCCTTGCTTGCGTGAAGTTCCCAATGTGAAGAAAGTATATGACAAGTTTCATGATAAAGGATTTGAAATACTGAGCGTGTCACTGGATGATAAAAAGGATAATTGGGTAAATGCGATTGAAAAGAACGATTTGAATTGGGGACATGTTTCTTCCTTGAAGGGATGGAGTTGTCCGGTGGCAAAATTGTATAACGTGAGCGGGGTTCCGGCTATGTTATTGATTGACAAGGAAGGGAAAATTGTCGCTACCAAATTGCGGGGAGATCTGTTGATGGAAAAAGTTGCAGAACAATTTGGAGAATAA
- a CDS encoding cell division protein FtsX, with protein sequence MSRTESRKGKSAYFVPTISISLVLIVVGMLVFILLNARAVSDHVKRNIGFAVIVKDNTNEVEIKRVQKILDTQPYVYTSKYITKEQAAKSFKKEMGEDFERILGANPLLPSIEIKLNPAYANNDSLAMIEKGLARFDIIHEVYYQKSMIESINENIRRITIIFLIVGAVLVLISFTLIRNMIHLAVYSQRLLIKTMQLVGATPFFICKPFVYGSMWRGFFGALIANLVLLGAIFFVQENVGNVINIMRQDVILLMVGFVILSGVVLSFFSAWFSVRRYLRRDLNDLYV encoded by the coding sequence ATGTCGCGGACAGAAAGTAGAAAGGGAAAAAGTGCTTATTTTGTTCCCACAATCAGTATTTCTCTGGTATTGATTGTGGTCGGTATGCTTGTATTTATTTTATTGAATGCTCGGGCGGTTTCGGATCACGTGAAACGGAATATCGGTTTTGCCGTGATCGTGAAGGATAACACGAATGAGGTGGAGATCAAGCGGGTGCAAAAGATTTTGGATACCCAACCTTACGTTTACACTTCGAAGTATATTACCAAAGAACAGGCGGCGAAGTCTTTCAAGAAAGAGATGGGAGAGGATTTTGAACGGATATTGGGAGCTAATCCTTTGTTGCCTTCCATTGAGATCAAATTGAATCCGGCATACGCGAATAACGATTCGCTGGCGATGATAGAGAAAGGATTAGCAAGATTTGATATTATTCACGAGGTATATTACCAGAAATCCATGATCGAGAGTATTAACGAAAACATACGGCGGATCACGATTATCTTTTTGATTGTCGGGGCGGTGTTGGTGTTGATTTCGTTCACGTTGATTCGTAACATGATTCATTTGGCGGTTTACTCGCAGCGACTGTTGATCAAGACGATGCAGTTGGTGGGGGCTACTCCGTTTTTTATATGCAAGCCTTTCGTGTACGGGAGTATGTGGAGAGGGTTCTTCGGGGCTCTGATCGCTAACTTGGTGTTGCTGGGTGCGATATTTTTCGTGCAGGAGAACGTGGGGAACGTGATTAATATTATGCGGCAGGACGTGATCCTGTTGATGGTGGGTTTCGTGATCCTTTCCGGGGTGGTGTTGTCATTTTTCTCGGCTTGGTTCTCGGTACGTCGTTATTTGCGGCGGGATTTGAATGATTTATACGTGTAA
- a CDS encoding thioredoxin family protein: protein MRRIFLTIVVLLFSWNVFSQGIQFETGSWKEVLQKAKQENKLIFVDLYTTWCGPCKKMAAETFPQQVVGDYFNKNFVNYKIDAEKGEGPELAGKYEVSAYPTLVFVNAAGELVYKFMGVRTADKLIAEGEKAVRLYALAPRIAAMEKEYEQGKRGKVFLGEYYALLKESGAGGGIVLNEYLKCLSDGELLLEENVSNIGNISTFDPVLFDRLVKGIKKVEGENKKLGNRLNASVMKSLSACFATCVKEKDEKALEGILGVKAGLGNLENGMSAMMGGGKSYLPAEQLRLDFYSNNRLDDKFKTLMNEYMIAQQQENSIDSLRKTEEITNQHFKMLIDSAKMKNDSTAIVSIKKTMGMASLFGGVKYKLLSSFVISATRHYWKITDQQNVGEKKKCIDWVNYAYQLDRTPATAWGCADLMEEIGDKQGAKRLLIDVLEVIKNNSLSDAEPKDIQSVKERVEKM from the coding sequence ATGAGAAGAATATTTTTAACAATAGTCGTTTTGCTTTTCTCATGGAATGTTTTTTCACAGGGGATTCAGTTCGAAACCGGTAGCTGGAAAGAGGTTTTACAGAAAGCAAAACAGGAGAATAAACTGATCTTTGTAGACCTGTACACGACGTGGTGCGGTCCTTGTAAGAAAATGGCTGCGGAGACTTTTCCCCAGCAGGTCGTGGGGGATTACTTCAACAAAAATTTCGTCAATTACAAGATTGACGCGGAGAAAGGTGAAGGACCGGAACTAGCGGGTAAGTACGAGGTTTCGGCTTACCCGACGTTGGTTTTCGTGAATGCTGCAGGCGAGTTGGTGTATAAGTTTATGGGAGTCCGTACAGCCGATAAACTTATCGCTGAAGGAGAGAAAGCTGTGCGTTTGTACGCGCTGGCTCCCCGTATTGCGGCAATGGAGAAGGAATACGAACAAGGAAAACGGGGAAAAGTTTTCCTAGGAGAGTATTATGCTTTATTGAAAGAGTCCGGGGCAGGCGGTGGCATTGTCCTGAACGAGTACTTGAAATGCCTCTCTGATGGGGAGTTGTTGTTGGAGGAGAACGTGAGTAATATAGGTAATATTTCTACTTTTGATCCGGTTCTTTTTGATCGTTTGGTGAAGGGCATCAAGAAGGTCGAGGGCGAAAACAAGAAGTTGGGTAATCGTTTGAATGCATCCGTGATGAAGAGCTTGAGCGCTTGTTTTGCCACTTGCGTGAAAGAGAAGGATGAAAAGGCGTTAGAAGGAATTCTTGGCGTGAAGGCCGGGTTGGGAAATCTGGAGAATGGAATGTCTGCCATGATGGGTGGCGGTAAATCTTATCTTCCGGCAGAGCAGTTGCGTTTGGATTTCTATTCGAACAACCGTCTGGACGATAAATTCAAGACGTTGATGAACGAGTATATGATTGCCCAGCAGCAAGAGAATAGCATTGATTCCCTGAGAAAAACGGAAGAGATAACAAACCAGCATTTTAAGATGCTGATTGATTCAGCTAAAATGAAGAATGATTCAACCGCGATTGTGAGTATAAAGAAGACGATGGGTATGGCGAGTTTGTTTGGCGGGGTGAAGTATAAACTATTGTCCTCTTTCGTGATCAGTGCTACCCGTCATTACTGGAAGATTACCGATCAGCAGAATGTAGGAGAGAAAAAGAAATGTATCGATTGGGTAAATTATGCTTATCAGTTGGATCGAACTCCGGCGACGGCTTGGGGATGTGCGGATCTCATGGAAGAGATCGGGGACAAACAGGGGGCGAAGAGGCTCTTGATTGATGTGTTGGAAGTTATTAAAAATAACTCGCTAAGTGATGCTGAGCCGAAGGATATTCAATCTGTAAAGGAACGTGTGGAAAAAATGTAG
- a CDS encoding undecaprenyl-diphosphate phosphatase: MEWFEALVLGIIQGLTEFLPVSSSGHLQIFSALFGLEGEENLTFAVAVHAATVCSTIVILWKEVSVLFKGFFTFKYNDEMAYVLKIFLSMIPVAIVGFCFKDYVEALFGSGLTVVGCMLLVTAVLLSFAYYAKPRVKEKISYRDAFVIGLAQACAVLPGLSRSGSTIATGILLGNKKEAVAKFSFLMVLIPILGEAFLDLMKGGFSAEASGISTVSLLVGFAAAFISGCIACRWMINIVKKGKLIWFALYCAIAGILTIVLG, translated from the coding sequence ATGGAGTGGTTTGAGGCATTGGTGCTTGGTATCATCCAGGGGCTTACAGAATTTTTGCCGGTGAGTAGTTCCGGGCATTTACAGATTTTTAGCGCTCTTTTCGGGTTAGAAGGAGAGGAGAATTTAACGTTTGCCGTGGCGGTTCATGCTGCGACGGTTTGTAGTACGATCGTGATTTTGTGGAAGGAAGTGTCCGTGTTGTTCAAGGGCTTTTTCACGTTCAAGTATAATGATGAGATGGCCTACGTGCTAAAGATATTTCTTTCCATGATACCGGTGGCTATCGTGGGATTTTGTTTCAAGGATTACGTGGAGGCGTTATTTGGTTCGGGATTGACGGTCGTGGGGTGTATGTTGCTGGTAACGGCGGTGTTGTTGTCGTTCGCTTATTACGCTAAACCCCGGGTGAAAGAGAAAATCTCGTATCGGGATGCGTTCGTGATCGGATTGGCGCAAGCATGTGCCGTGTTGCCTGGCTTGTCTCGTTCCGGTTCGACTATTGCTACCGGGATATTGTTGGGTAACAAGAAGGAGGCGGTGGCCAAGTTCTCTTTTTTGATGGTATTGATTCCTATTCTGGGGGAGGCTTTTCTGGATCTGATGAAAGGCGGGTTCTCGGCAGAAGCAAGTGGTATTTCGACCGTATCACTATTGGTTGGATTTGCGGCAGCTTTTATCTCGGGATGTATTGCTTGTCGCTGGATGATTAATATCGTGAAAAAGGGTAAGTTGATTTGGTTCGCTCTTTATTGCGCTATTGCGGGTATATTGACGATTGTTTTAGGATAA
- a CDS encoding DUF3098 domain-containing protein has protein sequence MARILNEKKDGFPIPKDNYKMILIGFGIVIVGFLLMMGGGADSPDTFNYDIFSFRRITLAPIVVLFGFGFVFWGIMRKPKTKGEEKN, from the coding sequence ATGGCAAGAATTTTAAACGAAAAAAAAGACGGTTTTCCTATACCGAAGGATAATTACAAGATGATCCTGATCGGTTTCGGGATCGTTATAGTGGGTTTCCTCTTGATGATGGGAGGGGGAGCGGATTCGCCCGATACATTTAATTATGACATTTTTAGTTTTCGCCGGATCACGTTAGCGCCCATCGTGGTGTTATTCGGTTTTGGTTTCGTTTTCTGGGGTATCATGCGGAAACCCAAAACGAAGGGAGAGGAGAAAAATTAA
- a CDS encoding GNAT family N-acetyltransferase, with product MRNVLLETGRLVLRKLEQGDFDEVCKLLQDPVVMYAYEGAFSDQEVQAWLDKMFRRYEDDGFALWAVIEKSSGELIGQCGITYQEYNGNRVPEVGYLFRKEFWHKGFATEAVIACKEYAFQELNFDEVYSIIRDSNVASQNVARRNGMVEVDTLVKHYRGVEMPHIVFRVSRGNNLKK from the coding sequence ATGAGAAACGTGTTATTAGAAACGGGACGGTTGGTTCTAAGAAAGTTAGAACAGGGTGATTTTGACGAGGTGTGTAAATTGTTGCAGGATCCCGTGGTGATGTATGCTTACGAGGGCGCTTTTAGCGATCAGGAAGTTCAGGCATGGTTGGATAAGATGTTTCGGCGGTACGAGGATGACGGTTTTGCCCTGTGGGCGGTCATAGAGAAAAGCAGTGGCGAGCTTATCGGACAATGTGGTATTACGTACCAGGAATATAACGGGAATAGGGTGCCGGAAGTTGGTTATTTATTCCGAAAAGAGTTTTGGCATAAAGGATTTGCCACAGAGGCGGTCATTGCTTGTAAGGAGTACGCTTTTCAAGAGTTGAATTTTGACGAGGTTTATTCCATTATTCGGGATTCGAACGTGGCATCCCAAAACGTGGCTCGGCGGAATGGAATGGTGGAGGTCGATACTCTTGTCAAACACTACCGGGGTGTCGAGATGCCACATATCGTTTTTAGGGTATCGAGAGGGAATAATTTAAAAAAGTGA